The following are encoded together in the Montipora capricornis isolate CH-2021 chromosome 5, ASM3666992v2, whole genome shotgun sequence genome:
- the LOC138049723 gene encoding uncharacterized protein produces MMLRRQGLIPLYICYIMESSAILWPAGRYGLPKPTVGCPLGDGFQWKTGWRLQDTNNHEDRDKSNNSRSTQFHLDGRVNKIIVNRSFCMKEDIKGDKDRPKWPQGKYCIYKGQKRCPDGLRKGNVFWTDDEASLWNSNCANGSLPDGQYWTFTLIRFCCQTEGNKTVPIFLPTKSPFFLLTFESAQCQMVKWAVASLEWIYYHTSDWKNQDKSQGAYPYNAEKHHPTIYFCYYQGCNETLTTSRGRFHSPNHPRKYPYGQYCSWRIMVNQSKQIHLEFIAFSFQKEKHTDELYIYDGKDTSSELLGVFYGGHTPPDKGIYSSSNSLFLLFKSDKKDSYNGFNASYSTVDHSPPSETAQAPEKGLSSVVTTRPRRRVTSQTQEGTSSASVTIGTLQTLDVTSSAPATSVSVGNKTGKSLILRHPSNETVKASSKQGINVVAVTASVVTIIVVASLLMGVFFYCKRKKIKQEANVEQTILL; encoded by the exons ATGATGTTGCGGCGGCAAGGCTTGATTCCCTTATATATTTGCTACATCATGGAATCGTCAG CTATTCTCTGGCCGGCTGGTAGATATGGCCTGCCAAAACCTACAGTGGGGTGTCCTTTAGGAGATGGATTTCAATGGAAAACGGGATGGAGGCTTCAGGACACAAATAATCACGAAGATAGAGACAAATCCAACAACTCAAGATCAACGCAATTCCACCTTGATGGGAGAGTAAATAAGATTATAGTTAACAGGTCATTTTGTATGAAGGAAGATATAAAGGGCGACAAAGATAGACCTAAATGGCCACAAG GAAAATACTGCATTTATAAAGGGCAAAAACGCTGTCCCGATGGCTTACGCAAAGGCAATGTCTTCTGGACTGACGATGAAGCGTCTTTGTGGAATTCAAATTGCGCTAACGGAAGTCTTCCCGATGGCCAGTACTGGACATTTACACTGATAAGATTTTGTTGCCAAACAGAAGGAAACAAAACTGTTCCGATCTTTCTCCCCACCAAATCTCCATTTTTTCTCTTGACCTTCGAGTCAGCGCAATGTCAGATGGTCAAGTGGGCAGTCGCCAGCTTGGAGTGGATATATTACCATACTTCAGACTGGAAAAATCAAGACAAATCCCAAGGGGCTTACCCTTACAACGCTGAAAAACATCACCCTACTATTTACTTCTGTTACTACCAAG GATGCAACGAGACATTAACCACATCCCGTGGTAGATTCCACTCACCCAACCATCCTAGAAAATACCCATATGGACAATACTGTTCCTGGAGGATCATGGTTAATCAATCCAAACAAATCCACCTCGAGTTTATAGccttcagttttcaaaaagagAAACACACGGACGAGTTATATATTTATGATGGAAAGGATACTTCATCCGAGCTGTTGGGAGTTTTTTACGGAGGCCATACACCTCCTGATAAAGGGATATACTCTTCGTCAAACAGCTTGTTTTTACTCTTCAAATCAGACAAGAAAGATTCTTACAACGGCTTCAATGCTTCATACTCCACTGTTGACCATTCGC cTCCCAGTGAAACTGCACAAGCACCGGAAAAAGGACTATCAAGTGTTGTTACAACAAGGCCCAGACGACGTGTGACCTCACAAACGCAGGAAGGGACTTCATCAGCTTCCGTTACCATTGGCACCTTACAAACACTGGATGTGACATCATCAGCACCAGCAACATCTGTGTCTGTTGGTAACAAGACGGGCAAGTCTCTGATATTGCGTCATCCGTCGAATGAAACAGTTAAAGCGTCATCAAAGCAAG GAATTAACGTTGTGGCTGTTACTGCCTCTGTCGTGACAATCATTGTTGTTGCTTCTCTGCTAATGGGTGTATTCTTTTACTGCAAAAG AAAAAAGATCAAACAAGAGGCAAACGTCGAACAGACAATTCTCTTGTAA